In Cydia strobilella chromosome 8, ilCydStro3.1, whole genome shotgun sequence, one DNA window encodes the following:
- the LOC134743304 gene encoding flexible cuticle protein 12-like, with protein sequence MKSFVVFALIVAAVAAAPQRSPDADAQVLRYDAENIGVDAYRYAYETSNGIKSEEQAQLNNAGTDNEAISVRGSYSYTGPDGVLYTVTYIADENGFQPQGAHLPVAP encoded by the exons ATGAAATCG TTCGTCGTATTCGCCCTGATCGTAGCGGCCGTCGCCGCCGCCCCACAGCGCAGCCCTGACGCTGATGCTCAGGTCCTCAGATACGACGCTGAAAACATCGGCGTTGATGCCTACCGATATGC ttacGAGACTTCCAACGGTATCAAGTCAGAAGAGCAGGCTCAGCTGAATAACGCCGGTACCGACAACGAGGCTATCTCCGTCCGTGGCTCCTACTCCTACACCGGCCCCGATGGCGTCCTCTACACAGTCACCTACATCGCTGACGAAAATGGCTTCCAGCCCCAGGGCGCCCATCTTCCAGTAGCCCCTTAA
- the LOC134743305 gene encoding cuticle protein CP14.6-like, whose product MAHPAERWHQSLASSQDGTTKKLAKMKSFIVFALIVAAVAAAPQRSPDADAQVLRYDAENIGIDGYQYAVETSNGISQQEQGQLQNVGTENEAISVRGSYSYTGPDGVVYTVTYIADENGFQPQGAHLPQAP is encoded by the exons ATGGCGCATCCCGCCGAGAGATGGCATCAGTCGCTTGCTAGCTCTCAAGACGGGACCACCAAAAAACTCGCCAAAATGAAATCG TTCATCGTATTCGCCCTGATCGTCGCGGCCGTCGCCGCCGCCCCACAACGCAGCCCTGACGCTGACGCTCAGGTCCTCCGTTACGACGCTGAGAACATCGGCATCGATGGCTACCAATACGC AGTTGAGACCTCCAACGGCATTTCGCAACAGGAGCAAGGCCAGCTTCAAAACGTCGGCACCGAAAACGAGGCTATCTCAGTCCGTGGCTCATACTCCTACACCGGCCCCGATGGCGTCGTCTACACAGTCACCTACATCGCTGACGAGAACGGCTTCCAGCCCCAGGGCGCCCATCTTCCCCAAGCTCCTTAA